CCGTCACGCAAACCAAAGGGAGTTCCAATGATCGATCACTTGAGTGTCGTCGTGAGCGACTCCGCGAAAAGCAAGGCCTTCTATTCGCAAGCGCTCGCACCCACCGGCCATTCGCGCGTGGTCGAGCTGCCTGCCACGCGTGAGGGTCAAAAGGAAGGTGCAGGCTTCTGCCATGCGGACGGGTCCGATTTCTGGATCAGCCAAGGCGAAGCGGTCACACCGCCG
This DNA window, taken from Hyalangium minutum, encodes the following:
- a CDS encoding glyoxalase codes for the protein MIDHLSVVVSDSAKSKAFYSQALAPTGHSRVVELPATREGQKEGAGFCHADGSDFWISQGEAVTPPIHIAFRVSSREAVDAL